The following coding sequences lie in one Oncorhynchus kisutch isolate 150728-3 linkage group LG3, Okis_V2, whole genome shotgun sequence genomic window:
- the LOC109888332 gene encoding uncharacterized protein LOC109888332 isoform X5 has product MTTTVNLSNTVKGLSRKRPCRSLNITAFNRQLEHEDGEGGSATEKYLSSLSSASPSSITFSLKTPLMDILTEKRRFQRKVANRKNVCLEEFDEALRNRQASMGGDPELSVREDQQGLSETVRSEGFTLGLSDLTAPDITHDIITSKTELYAPPDDTATTFTIATQDKDTITGTQIQREMGGMEDEEEKDMEEVGEQKEYKMEIDNKDREDLAVDAGQREALVRQEESKSQTEEVADSRTEEDEELAKSQTEGEVAESPTEGEVAESPTEGEVAESPTEGEVAESPTEGEVAESPTEGEVAESPTEGEVAESPTEGEVAESPTEGEVAESPTEGEVAESPTESQTEDVADEGRQVVGKGLTSQSLLHNVMHISRRAYCSEGGVKVAGVMEGGRGYKSMGAELHPTETGESGCAGRRSEGDTAGEWHSGPEVGASESAHTVTLGSAPPSPLPQEDELEGLSRTGTSLGNEEMANSMPPLEMTFEPENNAPHSSISSLHPITAQSPADHEEDWDDVEERDGIQSEELSMKTPAFVREKRNALPIDPLATPTILKDLQPSVSAGAAAAVKPKAVRGKRTGSAKKDPGLSKSYIMSVFKHFAKTKVSTDVYPVLKEIMELYFDRLADDLEMFAAHAKRKTIEVEDVALLMRRQGFVTDSMPVNVLIEKYLPMESRKLLIPVATSGNYVIPKPRRK; this is encoded by the exons ATGACCACCACAGTAAACCTGTCAAATACGGTGAAGGGACTAAGCAGGAAGCGACCATGTCGGAGTCTCAACATAACAGCATTCAACAGGCAGCTTGAACATGAAG ATGGAGAAGGTGGCAGTGCAACAGAAAAATACCTCTCATCCCTGTCTTCTGCCTCTCCAAG CTCTATCACCTTCTCTCTGAAAACACCCTTGATGGACATTCTGACTGAGAAAAGGAGATTTCAAAGGAAGGTAGCAAATCGTAAAAATGTTTGCCTTGAGGAGTTTGACGAGGCCCTACGGAATCGACAGGCGTCAATGGGTGGAGACCCTG AGCTGAGTGTTAGGGAGGATCAGCAGGGTCTCAGTGAGACCGTTCGTTCTGAGGGATTCACCTTGGGACTGAGTGACCTCACCGCTCCTGACATCACCCATGACATCATCACCAGCAAAACAGAGCTCTACGCCCCGCCTGATGACACAGCAACAACCTTCACTATCGCCACCCAGGACAAAGACACCATCACAGGCACACAGATCCAGCGAGAAATGGGAGgaatggaggatgaggaggagaaagATATGGAGGAGGTAGGGGAACAAAAGGAGTACAAGATGGAAATAGACAACAAAGATAGAGAGGATTTGGCTGTTGATGCTGGGCAGAGAGAGGCCTTGGTGAGACAGGAGGAGTCCAAATCACAGACCGAAGAGGTAGCTGACTCCCGGACAGAAGAAGATGAGGAGCTGGCTAAATCTCAAACAGAAGGAGAGGTAGCCGAGTCTCCGACAGAAGGAGAGGTAGCCGAGTCTCCGACAGAAGGAGAGGTAGCCGAGTCTCCGACAGAAGGAGAGGTAGCCGAGTCTCCGACAGAAGGAGAGGTAGCCGAGTCTCCGACAGAAGGAGAGGTAGCCGAGTCTCCGACAGAAGGAGAGGTAGCCGAGTCTCCGACAGAAGGAGAGGTAGCCGAGTCTCCGACAGAAGGAGAGGTAGCCGAGTCTCCGACAGAAGGAGAGGTAGCCGAGTCTCCGACCGAATCTCAGACAGAAGATGTAGCAGATGAAGGGAGACAGGTAGTGGGAAAAGGCTTGACATCACAGAGTTTATTACACAACGTGATGCACATCAGTCGGAGAGCTTATTGCTCAGAGGGTGGTGTCAAGGTTGctggagtgatggaaggagggaggggctaCAAGAGCATGGGAGCAGAGCTCCATCCTACAGAGACTGGTGAGTCAG ggTGCGCAGGCAGAAGGTCAGAGGGGGACACTGCTGGTGAGTGGCACAGCGGGCCGGAGGTGGGAGCTAGTGAGAGCGCCCACACAGTAACCCTTGGCAGCGCCCCTCCCTCCCCGTTGCCCCAGGAAGATGAGCTGGAAGGTTTGAGTAGAACAGGCACCAGCCTTGGAAATGAGGAGATGGCGAACTCCATGCCTCCTTTAGAGATGACCTTTGAACCTGAGAACAATGCCCCTCATAGTAGCATTTCATCCCTGCACCCCATCACTGCCCAGAGCCCAGCTGATCATGAGGAGGACTGGGATGATGTGGAAGAGCGGGATGGTATCCAGAGTGAAG AACTGTCCATGAAGACACCTGCGTTTgtcagagagaagaggaatgCTCTGCCTATTGACCCCCTGGCCACACCCACTATTCTCAAAGACCTTCAACCAAG TGTTTCGGCTGGTGCTGCAGCTGCGGTGAAGCCCAAAGCGGTGAGGGGAAAGCGGACTGGATCGGCCAAGAAGGATCCTGGTCTCTCTAAGAGCTACATCATGAGCGTGTTCAAACACTTTGCCAAGACCAAGGTGTCTACAGATGTCTACCCTGTCCTAAAGGAGAT AATGGAGCTCTACTTTGACCGACTAGCTGATGACTTGGAGATGTTTGCTGCTCACGCCAAGAGGAAGACCATTGAGGTAGAGGATGTAGCGCTGCTGATGCGGAG ACAGGGGTTTGTGACTGACAGCAtgccagtcaatgtgttgatTGAGAAATATCTCCCAATGGAATCCCGGAAGCTCCTCATTCCTGTGGCAACAAGTGGTAACTACGTCATTCCCAAACCGAGGAGAAAATGA
- the LOC109888332 gene encoding centromere protein T isoform X3 translates to MDSVDEDLSARILLQNVIQTESSRSPITRSASQAQFQSPGSRIRHSIRLRRSDVVALTPQEALKQSIKKKLRESTSRSSLPEPPSKRWAVSEGVGKINTPAPATASLFYDDDITPRYLLRGILQTEPETSLLVQDRPVRKEPELPSTNSSLHSNRPSTGLSELDLPDMTTTVNLSNTVKGLSRKRPCRSLNITAFNRQLEHEDGEGGSATEKYLSSLSSASPSSITFSLKTPLMDILTEKRRFQRKVANRKNVCLEEFDEALRNRQASMGGDPELSVREDQQGLSETVRSEGFTLGLSDLTAPDITHDIITSKTELYAPPDDTATTFTIATQDKDTITGTQIQREMGGMEDEEEKDMEEVGEQKEYKMEIDNKDREDLAVDAGQREALVRQEESKSQTEEVADSRTEEDEELAKSQTEGEVAESPTEGEVAESPTEGEVAESPTEGEVAESPTEGEVAESPTEGEVAESPTEGEVAESPTEGEVAESPTESQTEDVADEGRQVVGKGLTSQSLLHNVMHISRRAYCSEGGVKVAGVMEGGRGYKSMGAELHPTETGESGCAGRRSEGDTAGEWHSGPEVGASESAHTVTLGSAPPSPLPQEDELEGLSRTGTSLGNEEMANSMPPLEMTFEPENNAPHSSISSLHPITAQSPADHEEDWDDVEERDGIQSEELSMKTPAFVREKRNALPIDPLATPTILKDLQPSVSAGAAAAVKPKAVRGKRTGSAKKDPGLSKSYIMSVFKHFAKTKVSTDVYPVLKEIMELYFDRLADDLEMFAAHAKRKTIEVEDVALLMRRQGFVTDSMPVNVLIEKYLPMESRKLLIPVATSGNYVIPKPRRK, encoded by the exons ATGGATTCTGTAGATGAGGACCTGTCTGCTCgaattctcctgcaaaatgtaatTCAAACGGAGTCCTCCAGGTCCCCAATTACCCGCAG TGCCTCCCAGGCTCAGTTCCAGTCCCCTGGGTCCAGAATCAGACATAGTATCAGACTAAGGAGGAGTGATGTTGTGGCCCTTACCCCACAGGAGGCCCTTAAACAGAGCATCAAAAAGAAGCTTCGTGAG AGCACTTCCAGGTCTTCCCTGCCAGAGCCACCCAGTAAGAGGTGGGCTGTATCAGAGGGAGTCGGGAAGATAAACACGCCTGCACCAGCCACAGCCTCACTTTTCTATGACGATGACATCACACCTAGATACCTACTCAGGGGGATCCTGCAGACAG AGCCGGAGACATCCCTTCTGGTTCAGGACCGGCCAGTCAGGAAGGAGCCAGAGCTGCCCTCCACAAACTCCAGTCTTCACAGCAACCGCCCAAG TACCGGACTGTCTGAGTTGGATCTCCCTGACATGACCACCACAGTAAACCTGTCAAATACGGTGAAGGGACTAAGCAGGAAGCGACCATGTCGGAGTCTCAACATAACAGCATTCAACAGGCAGCTTGAACATGAAG ATGGAGAAGGTGGCAGTGCAACAGAAAAATACCTCTCATCCCTGTCTTCTGCCTCTCCAAG CTCTATCACCTTCTCTCTGAAAACACCCTTGATGGACATTCTGACTGAGAAAAGGAGATTTCAAAGGAAGGTAGCAAATCGTAAAAATGTTTGCCTTGAGGAGTTTGACGAGGCCCTACGGAATCGACAGGCGTCAATGGGTGGAGACCCTG AGCTGAGTGTTAGGGAGGATCAGCAGGGTCTCAGTGAGACCGTTCGTTCTGAGGGATTCACCTTGGGACTGAGTGACCTCACCGCTCCTGACATCACCCATGACATCATCACCAGCAAAACAGAGCTCTACGCCCCGCCTGATGACACAGCAACAACCTTCACTATCGCCACCCAGGACAAAGACACCATCACAGGCACACAGATCCAGCGAGAAATGGGAGgaatggaggatgaggaggagaaagATATGGAGGAGGTAGGGGAACAAAAGGAGTACAAGATGGAAATAGACAACAAAGATAGAGAGGATTTGGCTGTTGATGCTGGGCAGAGAGAGGCCTTGGTGAGACAGGAGGAGTCCAAATCACAGACCGAAGAGGTAGCTGACTCCCGGACAGAAGAAGATGAGGAGCTGGCTAAATCTCAAACAGAAGGAGAGGTAGCCGAGTCTCCGACAGAAGGAGAGGTAGCCGAGTCTCCGACAGAAGGAGAGGTAGCCGAGTCTCCGACAGAAGGAGAGGTAGCCGAGTCTCCGACAGAAGGAGAGGTAGCCGAGTCTCCGACAGAAGGAGAGGTAGCCGAGTCTCCGACAGAAGGAGAGGTAGCCGAGTCTCCGACAGAAGGAGAG GTAGCCGAGTCTCCGACCGAATCTCAGACAGAAGATGTAGCAGATGAAGGGAGACAGGTAGTGGGAAAAGGCTTGACATCACAGAGTTTATTACACAACGTGATGCACATCAGTCGGAGAGCTTATTGCTCAGAGGGTGGTGTCAAGGTTGctggagtgatggaaggagggaggggctaCAAGAGCATGGGAGCAGAGCTCCATCCTACAGAGACTGGTGAGTCAG ggTGCGCAGGCAGAAGGTCAGAGGGGGACACTGCTGGTGAGTGGCACAGCGGGCCGGAGGTGGGAGCTAGTGAGAGCGCCCACACAGTAACCCTTGGCAGCGCCCCTCCCTCCCCGTTGCCCCAGGAAGATGAGCTGGAAGGTTTGAGTAGAACAGGCACCAGCCTTGGAAATGAGGAGATGGCGAACTCCATGCCTCCTTTAGAGATGACCTTTGAACCTGAGAACAATGCCCCTCATAGTAGCATTTCATCCCTGCACCCCATCACTGCCCAGAGCCCAGCTGATCATGAGGAGGACTGGGATGATGTGGAAGAGCGGGATGGTATCCAGAGTGAAG AACTGTCCATGAAGACACCTGCGTTTgtcagagagaagaggaatgCTCTGCCTATTGACCCCCTGGCCACACCCACTATTCTCAAAGACCTTCAACCAAG TGTTTCGGCTGGTGCTGCAGCTGCGGTGAAGCCCAAAGCGGTGAGGGGAAAGCGGACTGGATCGGCCAAGAAGGATCCTGGTCTCTCTAAGAGCTACATCATGAGCGTGTTCAAACACTTTGCCAAGACCAAGGTGTCTACAGATGTCTACCCTGTCCTAAAGGAGAT AATGGAGCTCTACTTTGACCGACTAGCTGATGACTTGGAGATGTTTGCTGCTCACGCCAAGAGGAAGACCATTGAGGTAGAGGATGTAGCGCTGCTGATGCGGAG ACAGGGGTTTGTGACTGACAGCAtgccagtcaatgtgttgatTGAGAAATATCTCCCAATGGAATCCCGGAAGCTCCTCATTCCTGTGGCAACAAGTGGTAACTACGTCATTCCCAAACCGAGGAGAAAATGA